The region CGGTGCCTCGGCAAGCTGCGCGACGGCCAGCTGTGTGTGGACGAGCTGGCCAAGGCCGAGGCGTTTCTGGTCGAGCAGGCCGAGCTTTTCGACGCCGCGACCCTCGCCGGGATCGCCAAGCAACTGCTGGACACCTTGCTTCCCGACGGAACCCTCGCCGACGAGAGATGGCAGCAGCGGCGCCGGTTCCTGAGCTGCGTGCCCAACGGTGAGGGAATGCATCGGCTCACCGCTGACCTTGATTCCGAGACCGCCGCGCTCGCGCACGCCGTGTTGCACTCGCTGGCGGCGCCGAAGCCGGCGGCCGGCGGTGAGCGCGACGAGCGCACCGCCGGACAGCGCATGCATGACGCGTTCCGGTCGGTGTTGAAGATCGCGCTGCGGTCAGCGGAACTCCCCCGGTCGGCGGGCGTGTCGGCAACCGTGCTGATCACCATGACCGCCGAGCAGTTCGAGTCTCGGACCGGCCTGGCGACGACCAGCTTCGGCCAGCGTGTGACGGTTGATCAGGCGCTGCGGGTTGCCGATCAGGCTTCCATCGCCTGGGTGGTGCATGGCAGCAAGGGCGGCGTCCTGAACTACGGCACGACTCAGCGATGCGCCACCGAGAAGCAGACCCTGGCACTGATCGCCCGGGATCAGGGCTGCGCGTTCCCGGGTTGCACCGCTCCTCCAGAATGGACCGAGAAGCACCACGTGGTTCCGTGGTCCAAGGGCGGCCAGACCGATCTGAGCAATTTGGTGCTGCTGTGCGACTACCACCATGACCGGATCGACAGCCACGGTTGGCGCGTGACCATGCTCGACGGCGTGCCCTGGTTCGTGCCCCCGGCCTGGCTGGACGCCGAGCAGACACCCAGACGCAACCAGCGGATCAACAGGCCGTGAGACGTAGCCCCACCGACCTAGACAACCTCGTCCACTCTTAAGCCACCCATCGCCAGGAACAGCGGCTAACCGGCGTTAGCCTTCATCGAGCGCACCGCTCAGCAAGCACTGCTGCGCGGCCGCTCGGGCCACCCACGGGCGTGGCGGTCAGTAGGCGAAGTCCGTGGCCCTTGGCCTGATTCGCGGCGCCGATGAGTTCTGGAGCCGGCAGTCATCTGAATGGTGTATGAACGCACGGCGCGTATGCAGGGAGAGCATGAGATGCGACCACTTCGATACTCGATCAACGTAACGCTCGACGGCTGCTGCCATCACGAGGCAGGGCTCCCGCCGGACGAGGAGTCGATGCGCTACTGGACCGCTGCGATGGACCGAGCCGATGCCCTCCTGTTCGGTCGCGTGACCTACGAGATGATGGAGTCGGCGTGGCGGGAGCCTGCCACGGGCACGTGGCCCGAATGGATGGGCGAGCGGGATATCCCGTTCGCCGAGGCGATCCACCGGGCGAAGAAGTACGTCGTGTCGAGCACACTGAGCGGGGTCGATTGGAATGCCGAGCTGGTGCGAGGCGACTTGAGGCAAGCGGTTGAGCGGCTCAAGCAGGAGCCAGGCGAGGGCCTGTGGGTGGGTGGCGTGACGCTCCCGCTGGCGTTGGCAGAGCTGGGACTGATCGACGAGTACGAGTTCGTTGTGCAGCCAGTCCTCGCCGGACACGGGCCCACCTTGCTCGCCGGTCTGCGCGAGCGCATCGCACTCGAGCTCGTGGACCGCCATGAGTTCCGATCTGGAGCGGTCGCCCTGCGATACCGGCCCACGCGGTCGCGGTGACGATCTCCGGCTAGGAATCGGGCCAGCGGCCTGCCCTGAGCGATGGCGTCCGTCCCAGTCAGCGCTCCTGATGACCGCCACTGATCACTCGATCACCGGCCCGAGGCTGACGTACGGTGAAGAATGACCTCAGTCCGGCGCTGGCTGGCCGTGCTCGCAACCACCGCGGTGCTGGCCGCGCTGCCGTCGTTGGTGGCCGCGCTGCCCGCCAAGAGCAGCGACCTCTCGGCTGCCGCGCTGCTGCGGCTGATCCAGTCCTCGACCGGGCGGCCCTACAGCGGCTACGCCGAGTCCACCGGCGGCCTGGCGTTGCCGGCCACCGACCGGTTCGGCTCGGTGGCCGACCTGTTCGGCGGGCGCACCCAACTTCGGGTCTGGCACCGCTCCAGCTCGGACTGGCGGGTCGACGCGATCAGCTTCGCCGGCGAAGCCGGCGTCTATCACGACCGATACGGCGAGTGGAACTGGAACTACGAGTCCAACACAGTGGACCGGACCGGCTCATCGGTGACTGCCGACGTCAGATTGCCCACCACTGCCGACCTGCTACCGCCCGAGCTCGGCCGCCGGCTGCTGAGCCAGGCACTGCCCCAGGAAGCCAGCCGGATCGGCTCGACCCGGGTAGCCGGCCGCAGCGCGCCGGGCCTGCGGATCACCCCGAGCCAGCCGGTCACCAGCATCGCCCATGTCGACGTCTGGGCCCACCAGGAGACCGGGCTGCCGCTGCGGGTCCAGGTGCGGGGCAAGCAGTCCGGCGTCCTGGCATTGGCCAGCACCTTCCTTGACTTCTCCCCCGCCGAGCCGTCACCGGCGATCACCAAGTTCTCCCCGCCTGCCGACGCCAACCTCTCCAGCAGAGCGTCCCGGGACCTGGCCACCGCCATCGACCAACGAGGCGGGGTGGAGCCGCCGGCTCGGCTGGCCGGCCTGGACCGCAACGAGCGCCTCCCGGCACTGGGCAGCGTCGGAATCTACGGCCGCGGGGTGACCGAGCTAGTGGCGGTGCCATTACCCGGCCGGATCGCCTACTCGCTGAGCCAGGATCTGCTCGAGGCCACCGGCGCCGATCCGAGCAAGCCCCAGCTCAACCTGTCGATCGGCCCGCTCAATCTGCTGCTGTCATCTCCCACCCAACCCGACGCGGCGTGGCTGCTGATCGGCACCGTGACCGCGTCGACGCTGGCCACGGCCGCCGCCGAGCTGCCCGAGCATCCTGGGCTGGGCTGATGACCGGATCGCAGAGCCCGGTGATCAGGACGCACGCCCTGACCAAACGGTTCGGCTCGCTCACCGCCGTCGACTCCGTCGACCTCGACGTCCGGGCCGGTGACATCTACGGCTTTCTCGGCGCCAACGGATCGGGCAAGACCACCACCGTGCGGATGCTGCTCGGCCTGGTGATGGCCACCTCGGGCCGCATCGAGGTGCTCGGCCAGCCGATGCCGGCGGCCGGCGGCCGGGTGCTGGATCAGGTCGGAGCGCTGGTCGAGGGACCCGCCGCATACGGCCACCTGTCCGGCCGGGCCAATCTGAGCCTGCTCGACGGCAGCGGCTCGCGGCGCGCTCGCGGCGCGCCCGGTGACCGCGCCGACCGGGTGAGCGCGGCGCTGGAGCAGGTGGGCCTTGGCGGGGTCGGCAGGCGGCCGGTCAAGGCGTACTCGCTGGGGATGCGGCAGCGGCTCGGCCTGGCGGCGGCGCTGCTGCGCACACCGCGGCTGCTGGTGCTCGACGAGCCCACCAACGGCCTTGATCCGCAGGGCATCCACGAGATCCGGGACCTGCTGCTGCGGCTGCATGCCGGCGGCACCACGATCTTTTTATCCAGTCACCTGCTGGCCGAAGTGGAGCAGCTGTGCACCCGGGTCGGGGTGCTGGACCGGGGACGGCTGATCGTGCAGTCCCAGCTCGAGGAGTTGCAGGCGCCGACCGGGCGCACGCTGGTGCGGACTCCCGACGCCGCGGCGGCGCTGGCGCTGCTGGACGGCCGGGTCGAGCACCGCGACGGCGAGACGCTGCTGGTGCGCGGCGGCGACCCGGCGACTCTCAACGCGCTGCTGGTCGGACAGGGCATCCGGGTGCGCGAGCTGGGGCCAGAACGCCGCAGTCTTGAGCAGGCCGTGCTGGAGCTGACCGGACCGAGCGCGGACCGGGTGGAGAGCGGCCGGGTGGGAAGTGGCCGGGTGGGCAGTGGCCGGGTGGGCAGTGACCGGGTGGAGGGCCGATGATCAGGATTGAGCTGCTCAAGCTGTTCCGGCGCCCGCGCACCTGGATGACCATCGCCATGCTCGACGCGCTGCCGACCATCGTGGCGATCCTCCTCGCGGTCACCGGGGTCGGCCCACGTCCGGGCCAGGGACCGGCGTTCCTGTCGGCGGTGCTGTCCAACGGCTCGCTGTTCGCGGTGGCCGCGCTGGCCATCGTGCTGCCGCTGTTCCTGCCGGTCGCGGTGGCGGTGGTGGCCGGTGACACCATCGCCGGCGAGGCCCAGAGCGGAACGTTGCGCTACCTGTTGATCCGACCGGTCGGACGCACCCGGCTGCTGGTCGCCAAGCTGGTCTCGGTGTTCGCCTTCGTCCTGGTGGCGGTGGTGGTGGTGGCCGGCACCGGATACTTCGTCGGCCGGCTGCTGCTGGGCGACCAGCCGGTGACAGCGGCGGTCACCAGCGTCTCGGGCAGCAGCCTGACCTCCGGCCAGATCACCGTCCGGACCGTGATCGCGATCGCTTACGTGGCGTTCTCGATGCTTGGGGTCGCCGCCGTGGCGCTGTTCCTGTCGACGGTGACCGACTCGGCGCTGTCGGCCAGCATGGGAGCGCTGGCGATCCTGATCGGGTCCTCGCTGCTGCTCACCATCGACGCCTCACGAGCCCTGCAGCCCTACCTGCCGACGCGGTACTGGTTGTCCTTCATCGACCTGTTCCGTGATCCGATCCTGTGGCGCAACGTGCTGCGCGGAGTGGCGTTGCAAGGCGTCTACGTCGGAGTGCTGCTCGGCGCTGCCTGGGCGAATTTCGCCACCAAGGACGTCACGAGCTGAAGGACGTCACGAGCTGAAGGACGTCATGAGCGGGGCGCGTCACCAGCCGCAGCGCGTCACGAGCTGAGCCGGGCGCAATCGCGGGCGGTCAGCGGCACGGGCGCCGAAGGTTGCAACTGCGCGACCACCATCGCCGCCACCAACGGGTCGCTCGGCAGCTGTGAGTGGGTCACTGTCGAGGCCGGGCAGACGCTCTGGACACTGATGTTGAGCGCCCCGGCCAGCACCGCCGACTCCGGTGGGATCACCACCTCGTCGCGGCTGGTCCACAGCGAGACCGACACCGGGCCTGCAGGCGCCTCGCTGCCGGGACCGGAGTTCAACCTGGCCAGCAGGGCGCTTTCCGGGTCGAGCTGTTGGCAGGCTGTCGGGCACTGCCCGGCGAACAACGCGCCGAGGCTGGCCAGCGCGGTGCCGTGGTGCGGAGCGCCCAGGCTGATCAGGCGGCGAACCGGAACGGTGGCGGCGCCGGCTTGGCTGATCCACACCCGGGCCACCACACCACCGGCCGAGTAGCCCACCACGTCGACCGAGGCCGCGCCGGTCCGCCGGATCGCGGCGTCAGCGGCCGCGTCGAGCACCCGCGCCTGAGCCGCCAGGTCGCCCTGGCCCTCGCCTGGCAGGGTGAGCACCGCGACGTCCTTGCCCTGCTCGCGCAGCCGGCCGGCCAGCACGTTCAACCCGCTGGTCGATCCGCCGTAGCCGGGCACCAGCAGCACCGGGCCGGGCTGGTCCTGGGGCGCCACCCGAAGCTCGGCCTGGCCGTCGCCGCGGCTCGCCAGCACCGCGGCCACCACGGCTATCAGCGCGATCGCGACGGCGGCACAGCCGGCTAGGGCCAGGCGGCGGCGGGCCGGGGCCAGCGAGCTGAGCACCGCACCATTGTGCCCGCGTTCGCGGTGCTCGCAGTGGCCTGGCCGCGGGGGGCCGGGCGCCTTCAGCGCCCTTTCACCGGCGCCTGAACCGGCAATGGCGTGTCGGCGGCGAAGCGGCGTGGTTCGATGGGCTCATGCAAGCCTGGTTGATCTGGCTGATCGTGGCCGCCGTACTGGCAGGGGCTGAGACCCTCTCGCTGGACCTGGTGCTGATCATGTGCGCCGGCGGCGCGGCAGCCGGCGGGGTCGCCGCCGCCGCAGGAGCGCCACCGGCCGTCCAGGTGGCCGTCGCCGTCGGCGGCGCGCTGGCGCTGCTGCTGGTGGTGCGCCCGGTGGCCAAGCGGCATCTGCAGGGCAGCGGAACCACCCGGACCGGCGTCGAGGCGCTGGTCGGCGCCCAGGCGATCGTGACAAGCAAGGTCGACGCCAAGGACGGCCGGGTCAGGCTCGGTGGCAGCGAGTGGTCGGCTCGGGCCTACGACGAGACCCAGGTGATCCCGGTCGGCAGCAGCGTCCAGGTCATCCAGATCAGCGGCGCCACCGCGGTCGTCTGGGACAGCTCGCGCTGAAGGCGTCTCCTGGCCCGCAATCGCCCCTCGGACACATCTTCACCGACTAATCTCCAACTGATAGGCCTTCATCCGCCAAACTTCACAAACAATCTCCACAAAAGGGGAAACCGGCATGGATGCGATCCTGATCGCC is a window of Jatrophihabitans sp. DNA encoding:
- a CDS encoding DUF222 domain-containing protein encodes the protein MTTGLATEVLAKADAALAAVTELATADLSVLDESQLLGLVRTVEKLRRKTEAFDNVTIPELEARGIPARHMLRGASQFVAGLLNLAPSESGARVRQAHELGVRVQLSGQVNPPLLPALAAARADGAVSAKQAEVVIRCLGKLRDGQLCVDELAKAEAFLVEQAELFDAATLAGIAKQLLDTLLPDGTLADERWQQRRRFLSCVPNGEGMHRLTADLDSETAALAHAVLHSLAAPKPAAGGERDERTAGQRMHDAFRSVLKIALRSAELPRSAGVSATVLITMTAEQFESRTGLATTSFGQRVTVDQALRVADQASIAWVVHGSKGGVLNYGTTQRCATEKQTLALIARDQGCAFPGCTAPPEWTEKHHVVPWSKGGQTDLSNLVLLCDYHHDRIDSHGWRVTMLDGVPWFVPPAWLDAEQTPRRNQRINRP
- a CDS encoding dihydrofolate reductase family protein encodes the protein MVYERTARMQGEHEMRPLRYSINVTLDGCCHHEAGLPPDEESMRYWTAAMDRADALLFGRVTYEMMESAWREPATGTWPEWMGERDIPFAEAIHRAKKYVVSSTLSGVDWNAELVRGDLRQAVERLKQEPGEGLWVGGVTLPLALAELGLIDEYEFVVQPVLAGHGPTLLAGLRERIALELVDRHEFRSGAVALRYRPTRSR
- a CDS encoding ABC transporter ATP-binding protein translates to MTGSQSPVIRTHALTKRFGSLTAVDSVDLDVRAGDIYGFLGANGSGKTTTVRMLLGLVMATSGRIEVLGQPMPAAGGRVLDQVGALVEGPAAYGHLSGRANLSLLDGSGSRRARGAPGDRADRVSAALEQVGLGGVGRRPVKAYSLGMRQRLGLAAALLRTPRLLVLDEPTNGLDPQGIHEIRDLLLRLHAGGTTIFLSSHLLAEVEQLCTRVGVLDRGRLIVQSQLEELQAPTGRTLVRTPDAAAALALLDGRVEHRDGETLLVRGGDPATLNALLVGQGIRVRELGPERRSLEQAVLELTGPSADRVESGRVGSGRVGSGRVGSDRVEGR
- a CDS encoding ABC transporter permease yields the protein MIRIELLKLFRRPRTWMTIAMLDALPTIVAILLAVTGVGPRPGQGPAFLSAVLSNGSLFAVAALAIVLPLFLPVAVAVVAGDTIAGEAQSGTLRYLLIRPVGRTRLLVAKLVSVFAFVLVAVVVVAGTGYFVGRLLLGDQPVTAAVTSVSGSSLTSGQITVRTVIAIAYVAFSMLGVAAVALFLSTVTDSALSASMGALAILIGSSLLLTIDASRALQPYLPTRYWLSFIDLFRDPILWRNVLRGVALQGVYVGVLLGAAWANFATKDVTS
- a CDS encoding alpha/beta fold hydrolase, with amino-acid sequence MLSSLAPARRRLALAGCAAVAIALIAVVAAVLASRGDGQAELRVAPQDQPGPVLLVPGYGGSTSGLNVLAGRLREQGKDVAVLTLPGEGQGDLAAQARVLDAAADAAIRRTGAASVDVVGYSAGGVVARVWISQAGAATVPVRRLISLGAPHHGTALASLGALFAGQCPTACQQLDPESALLARLNSGPGSEAPAGPVSVSLWTSRDEVVIPPESAVLAGALNISVQSVCPASTVTHSQLPSDPLVAAMVVAQLQPSAPVPLTARDCARLSS
- a CDS encoding NfeD family protein, translating into MQAWLIWLIVAAVLAGAETLSLDLVLIMCAGGAAAGGVAAAAGAPPAVQVAVAVGGALALLLVVRPVAKRHLQGSGTTRTGVEALVGAQAIVTSKVDAKDGRVRLGGSEWSARAYDETQVIPVGSSVQVIQISGATAVVWDSSR